A genomic window from Rhodococcus sp. KBS0724 includes:
- a CDS encoding cold-shock protein, translating to MAQGIVKWFNGEKGFGFIAPDDGTPDVFVHYSEISGNGYKSLDENQRVEFEVGQGQKGPQATNVRAV from the coding sequence ATGGCACAGGGCATCGTGAAGTGGTTCAACGGCGAAAAGGGCTTTGGTTTCATTGCTCCCGACGACGGAACACCGGACGTGTTCGTTCACTACTCTGAGATCTCAGGCAACGGCTACAAGTCGCTCGACGAGAACCAGCGTGTGGAGTTCGAGGTTGGCCAGGGCCAGAAGGGCCCCCAGGCCACCAATGTGCGCGCTGTCTAG
- a CDS encoding DUF2461 domain-containing protein — MAAFTGIPVAALDFYEDLEADNSKTWWAAHKETYDEIVRRPMAALVTDLEDEFGTAKLFRPYRDVRFSKDKIPYKTHQGAFVGLAESCGYYVQIDAAGLMVAGGFYASSSETIARYRAAVDDDVRGPELEKILASVEKAGFTIGGDKLKTAPRGYTVDHPRIELLRHKSLTAGRSYPSPSWLDSPRTLKEVRKAWRALTPLVEWSGQVLGAN, encoded by the coding sequence ATGGCTGCGTTCACTGGCATACCCGTTGCTGCACTCGATTTCTACGAAGACCTAGAGGCCGACAACAGCAAAACCTGGTGGGCAGCGCACAAGGAGACATACGACGAGATCGTTCGTCGACCGATGGCAGCGTTGGTTACGGATTTGGAAGACGAATTCGGCACAGCCAAACTGTTTCGGCCGTACCGTGACGTGCGTTTCTCGAAAGACAAGATTCCGTACAAGACCCACCAAGGTGCTTTTGTTGGACTTGCCGAGAGCTGTGGCTATTACGTGCAGATCGACGCGGCAGGTTTGATGGTGGCCGGTGGGTTCTACGCCAGCAGTTCGGAGACGATCGCGCGATACCGAGCGGCTGTCGACGACGACGTCCGGGGTCCGGAGCTCGAGAAGATCCTGGCCTCCGTCGAGAAGGCCGGATTCACGATCGGCGGCGACAAACTCAAGACGGCACCGCGCGGATACACGGTGGACCATCCGCGAATCGAGTTGCTCCGGCACAAGTCGTTGACCGCCGGTCGCAGCTATCCCAGTCCGTCGTGGTTGGACAGTCCGCGGACGCTGAAGGAAGTCCGTAAGGCGTGGCGCGCATTGACACCGTTGGTCGAGTGGTCCGGGCAGGTGCTGGGGGCGAACTGA
- a CDS encoding alpha/beta hydrolase, with translation MQREESSFTGVSGTKIVYDVWTPDREPTGILVLCHGLGEHARRYDHVAARLGELGLVVYAPDHRGHGRSGGKRVHLKEFSDFTDDVNTLFGIATAAYPGKDKFLLGHSMGGAIALSYALDHQADLKALALSGPAVIIATGTPKIVMQLGKIVGKYLPDVPVENLEAAAVSRDQKVVDKYNADPLVHHGKVPAGIARGMIAAAEGFPARLPSLTIPVLLQHGSADRLTDPAGSKLVADLAGSPDVTLKVYDGLYHEIFNEPEQEEVLNDLIEWLRPRVAGA, from the coding sequence ATGCAGCGTGAAGAGTCGTCGTTCACCGGAGTGTCCGGCACCAAGATCGTCTACGACGTGTGGACGCCGGACCGCGAGCCCACCGGCATCCTTGTCCTGTGCCACGGACTCGGCGAACATGCTCGGCGCTACGACCATGTGGCTGCGAGACTGGGTGAACTCGGTCTGGTCGTGTACGCGCCTGATCATCGTGGGCACGGACGTTCCGGAGGTAAGCGTGTTCACCTCAAGGAGTTCTCCGACTTCACCGATGACGTCAACACCCTGTTCGGTATCGCTACCGCCGCCTATCCCGGCAAGGACAAGTTCCTTCTGGGACACAGTATGGGCGGCGCGATCGCTCTCTCGTACGCCCTCGATCATCAGGCCGACCTCAAAGCACTCGCGCTTTCCGGACCCGCTGTGATCATCGCAACCGGCACTCCGAAGATCGTGATGCAGTTGGGCAAGATCGTCGGCAAATACCTCCCCGACGTGCCCGTCGAGAACTTGGAAGCGGCCGCCGTATCGCGTGATCAGAAGGTCGTCGACAAGTACAACGCCGACCCGTTGGTGCACCACGGCAAGGTTCCCGCCGGTATTGCGCGCGGAATGATCGCCGCCGCGGAAGGTTTCCCCGCACGCCTCCCCTCGCTCACCATTCCGGTTCTGCTGCAGCATGGTTCGGCAGACCGATTGACCGACCCGGCCGGCAGCAAGCTGGTTGCGGACCTCGCCGGATCCCCTGATGTGACACTGAAGGTCTATGACGGCCTGTATCACGAAATCTTCAACGAGCCTGAGCAGGAAGAGGTTTTGAACGATCTGATCGAGTGGCTGCGTCCGCGGGTTGCCGGAGCATAG
- a CDS encoding MarR family winged helix-turn-helix transcriptional regulator — protein sequence MIGNLDPDDDVDAIALAWLRERPGTPVEGIGIVTRLWACAKLLGEDRRRILAAAGADTATLDLLSVLRRSGEPYRLTTRQITERTGVTAGAISQRLARAEAAGFVERSPAKSGSRVVDVSLTAAGHEVVEQLVDRVLGREADLVSVLSASQQAQLAELLRIFLDGLHGELGDPGAMHVGAPGQLS from the coding sequence GTGATTGGCAACTTGGACCCCGACGACGACGTCGACGCGATTGCCCTGGCCTGGTTGCGTGAGCGTCCGGGAACGCCGGTCGAGGGGATCGGCATCGTGACCAGGCTGTGGGCATGCGCAAAACTCCTCGGTGAGGATCGACGGCGAATCCTTGCCGCCGCGGGTGCGGACACGGCAACACTTGATCTGCTGAGCGTTTTGCGGAGATCTGGGGAGCCGTATCGATTGACGACCCGCCAGATCACCGAACGGACTGGGGTGACCGCAGGCGCAATCTCGCAACGGTTGGCCCGGGCGGAAGCGGCCGGTTTCGTGGAGCGGTCGCCGGCCAAGTCGGGATCAAGGGTTGTCGACGTGTCGCTGACGGCCGCCGGGCATGAGGTGGTGGAGCAGCTGGTCGACCGTGTGCTCGGTCGCGAGGCCGACTTGGTCTCGGTGCTGTCTGCTTCGCAGCAGGCGCAACTCGCGGAGTTGTTGCGGATCTTCTTGGACGGCCTGCACGGCGAACTGGGAGACCCGGGTGCAATGCATGTCGGAGCCCCTGGACAACTCAGTTAA
- a CDS encoding AAA family ATPase, producing the protein MPFVDSAALTIRPQKILVAGTSGAGKTTLAGRIGQLLEIEHTEMDSLFHGPDWTPLESFETEVRRFSGEPAWVAEWQYGAVRGLLAERADLMLWLDLPRRTVMRQVITRTVRRRLRREVLWSGNIEPPLHTVLFERDHIVRWAWRTDRRNAERMATVLVDVPSLPIVRLRSRQEIEAVLEVLACLPSDRLS; encoded by the coding sequence GTGCCTTTCGTAGACTCCGCCGCGTTGACGATTCGTCCGCAGAAGATCCTTGTCGCGGGGACCTCCGGCGCCGGAAAGACGACTCTCGCCGGTCGAATCGGGCAGCTTCTCGAAATCGAACACACCGAGATGGACTCTCTCTTCCACGGGCCGGACTGGACTCCACTCGAGAGTTTCGAAACCGAAGTACGACGCTTTTCCGGTGAGCCGGCCTGGGTGGCCGAGTGGCAGTACGGCGCGGTGCGTGGGCTTCTGGCCGAGCGTGCCGACCTGATGCTGTGGTTGGATCTGCCTCGGCGGACGGTGATGCGCCAGGTGATTACACGAACCGTACGTCGTCGTCTGCGGCGAGAGGTGTTGTGGAGCGGCAACATAGAGCCGCCACTGCATACCGTTTTGTTCGAGCGAGATCACATCGTTCGATGGGCCTGGAGAACGGACCGCCGCAATGCCGAGCGAATGGCTACGGTTCTGGTCGATGTGCCGTCGTTGCCGATAGTTCGGCTTCGCAGTCGCCAGGAGATCGAGGCCGTGCTCGAGGTGCTCGCCTGCCTGCCCTCAGATCGTCTGAGCTAA
- a CDS encoding dienelactone hydrolase family protein has protein sequence MVDIDLTARAAVVGGSQPLRGILETPDSPGPWPGVVMIHEAFGLDDVMRRQAQRLAAAGFLTLAVDLYSAGGARRCLVPTMTAMLRGQGRPFTDIEVARNWLVESEDCTGKIGVIGFCMGGGFALISAGGFDVASVNYGQLPRKLDAAVADSCPVVGSFGGKDVTLRGAAPKLETALNKAGVEHDIREYPTAGHAFLNDAEAGPKVLRPLERILGMGPDPVAAEDAWKRIDSFFDRHLR, from the coding sequence ATGGTGGACATAGATCTGACGGCCCGCGCTGCAGTCGTCGGTGGATCCCAACCGCTCCGCGGCATCCTCGAAACTCCGGATTCACCGGGCCCCTGGCCGGGTGTGGTGATGATTCACGAGGCCTTCGGACTCGACGACGTGATGCGCCGGCAAGCGCAGCGTCTTGCTGCCGCCGGTTTTCTGACATTGGCCGTGGATCTGTACAGCGCTGGTGGTGCCAGGCGCTGTCTTGTACCGACCATGACGGCGATGCTCCGCGGGCAAGGTCGGCCATTTACCGACATCGAGGTCGCGCGAAACTGGCTGGTGGAATCCGAGGATTGCACCGGAAAGATCGGAGTCATCGGATTTTGTATGGGTGGCGGATTTGCACTGATCAGTGCCGGGGGCTTTGACGTTGCTTCGGTCAACTACGGTCAGCTACCGCGAAAACTTGATGCGGCAGTGGCAGATTCATGCCCAGTTGTGGGCAGCTTCGGCGGCAAGGACGTCACCTTGCGTGGTGCGGCACCGAAATTGGAAACCGCGCTGAACAAGGCCGGCGTCGAACACGACATCAGGGAGTATCCGACGGCCGGCCACGCGTTTCTCAACGATGCCGAGGCCGGCCCCAAGGTGCTGCGCCCGCTGGAGCGAATCCTCGGGATGGGTCCTGATCCTGTTGCGGCAGAAGATGCTTGGAAGAGAATCGACTCGTTCTTCGACCGTCATTTGCGCTAG
- a CDS encoding SUMF1/EgtB/PvdO family nonheme iron enzyme, whose protein sequence is MTGAAELMIEIPAGEVHLRDDRKGTAWTSRVESFRLARHLTTSALLHGDSSADSSKPAVDLSWKDVIATCNTLSVADGLTPAYQDVDTDSPQWDQAATGYRLATEAEWQYACKAGTSGYRYGEIDEIAWYSDNSEGRAHPVGTKAPNDWGLYDMIGNVWEWCWDLYDPEVYGTYRIFRGGSWAESERGCGATVRRRSHPTFAIDDLGFRLAQTI, encoded by the coding sequence ATGACCGGAGCAGCGGAGTTGATGATCGAGATCCCTGCCGGCGAGGTGCATCTCCGGGACGACCGCAAGGGCACTGCGTGGACCTCGAGAGTCGAATCGTTCCGCCTCGCGCGTCATCTCACCACCAGCGCGCTGCTTCACGGTGATTCGTCGGCCGATTCGAGCAAACCCGCAGTCGACCTTTCTTGGAAAGATGTCATCGCAACCTGCAACACACTGTCAGTCGCGGACGGTCTGACGCCTGCGTATCAGGACGTCGACACCGATTCTCCGCAGTGGGACCAGGCGGCAACTGGCTACCGACTCGCCACCGAGGCCGAGTGGCAGTACGCATGCAAGGCCGGCACCTCCGGATACCGCTACGGCGAGATCGACGAGATTGCCTGGTACAGCGATAATTCAGAGGGTAGAGCGCATCCCGTCGGAACGAAGGCACCCAACGACTGGGGTCTGTACGACATGATCGGCAATGTCTGGGAATGGTGCTGGGATCTCTACGACCCTGAGGTTTACGGCACCTACCGGATCTTTCGCGGCGGCAGTTGGGCAGAAAGTGAGCGCGGTTGTGGCGCTACCGTAAGGCGGCGAAGCCATCCGACGTTTGCTATCGACGACCTGGGATTTCGCTTAGCTCAGACGATCTGA
- a CDS encoding DUF6670 family protein: protein MLIFAWTHYGIFVPELPGPFRYLNTMTLIGATGAVVFDNDYLAAPDARNTATVLSSTAAPGHHFYRAYDAADECTFEEDGSRIAFGDNLIIENDYPNFRVTGRFDSFDVDLEIVATDQASWFVRNPVYDHVSLLAQCSGTISSPSGPVSISAPCTVEYARCMTPQSLTRRALPESWKLPADFFTYQIVQLDDRHQLLLTDVRASGVTACKLAYIRTVDGSAKVFDDVVFDVLEYADKLHIDPQGREMRVPRVIRWQVRDYGRTIVEFEAEIDSEWRYGHGKGHVGAYTYRGSFDGASIKGTGYIEWVDCEV, encoded by the coding sequence ATGTTGATCTTCGCCTGGACGCACTACGGGATCTTCGTTCCAGAGTTGCCAGGGCCTTTTCGGTATCTCAACACCATGACGTTGATCGGTGCCACCGGGGCGGTGGTGTTCGACAACGACTATCTCGCTGCACCCGACGCGCGAAACACCGCAACCGTGCTGAGTTCTACCGCTGCACCCGGCCACCACTTCTATCGGGCGTACGACGCCGCCGACGAGTGCACTTTCGAAGAAGACGGTTCGCGAATTGCCTTCGGTGATAACCTGATCATCGAGAACGACTATCCGAATTTCCGTGTCACGGGGCGCTTCGACTCTTTCGACGTCGATCTGGAGATAGTGGCAACAGATCAAGCGTCGTGGTTCGTGCGCAATCCCGTCTACGACCACGTCAGTCTCTTGGCGCAGTGTTCGGGGACGATCTCGAGTCCGAGTGGACCGGTGAGTATTTCGGCTCCGTGCACCGTTGAATACGCGCGGTGCATGACACCACAATCGTTGACTCGCCGCGCCCTTCCGGAGTCGTGGAAGCTCCCGGCCGACTTCTTCACCTACCAGATCGTTCAACTCGACGACCGGCATCAACTGTTGCTCACCGATGTTCGAGCGTCGGGCGTCACGGCATGCAAGCTCGCCTACATTCGAACTGTGGACGGTAGCGCAAAGGTTTTCGACGACGTCGTGTTCGATGTGCTCGAATACGCCGACAAACTGCACATCGACCCGCAGGGGCGTGAGATGCGTGTGCCACGCGTAATACGTTGGCAGGTACGCGATTACGGCCGGACAATCGTGGAGTTCGAGGCAGAGATCGACTCGGAGTGGCGCTACGGTCACGGCAAGGGACACGTCGGCGCGTACACCTACCGGGGAAGTTTCGACGGTGCGTCGATCAAAGGCACCGGTTACATCGAATGGGTGGACTGCGAAGTGTAA
- a CDS encoding peroxidase-related enzyme (This protein belongs to a clade of uncharacterized proteins related to peroxidases such as the alkylhydroperoxidase AhpD.) produces the protein MTDRFPQAELADVPEDIAAKILAVQEKSGFVPNVFLMFARRPAEFRAFFEYHDAIMLKEGSALTKGDREMIVTTISAANKCTYCVVAHGAILRIYEKNPLVADQVAVNYRSADISDRQRAMLDFATKVNSASHEICDADFEALHKHGFGDEDAWDIAAVTAFFGLSNRMASFSGMMPNPEFYLMGRVGRS, from the coding sequence GTGACCGACCGTTTTCCGCAAGCAGAACTGGCCGACGTGCCGGAGGATATTGCTGCCAAAATCCTTGCTGTTCAGGAAAAATCAGGGTTCGTACCCAACGTGTTCCTGATGTTCGCGCGTCGTCCGGCAGAGTTTCGGGCCTTCTTCGAGTACCACGACGCGATCATGCTCAAGGAAGGCTCGGCGCTCACCAAGGGTGATCGTGAAATGATCGTCACCACGATCTCGGCAGCCAACAAATGCACGTACTGCGTGGTCGCGCACGGTGCGATCCTGCGCATTTACGAGAAGAATCCGCTGGTTGCCGATCAGGTGGCAGTTAACTATCGAAGCGCCGACATCTCCGATCGTCAGCGGGCGATGCTCGACTTCGCAACCAAGGTCAACTCCGCCTCGCATGAGATCTGCGATGCGGATTTCGAGGCGTTGCACAAGCACGGCTTCGGTGACGAGGACGCGTGGGACATTGCTGCTGTTACCGCGTTCTTCGGCTTGAGCAACAGAATGGCCAGTTTCTCGGGGATGATGCCGAATCCGGAGTTCTATCTGATGGGCCGGGTGGGGCGTTCCTGA
- a CDS encoding SDR family NAD(P)-dependent oxidoreductase, translating into MTRTVLVTGGGTGIGRAVATAFAQDGDTVFITGRRTGPLEQTASELGSSVHAVTCDNSDPKDLKRLQDTLPASVDVVVHCAGGNTDFDRETPSDLGTLAAGWRANLESNLLSAVLTTAAVRDRLTPGGRVITIGSIAADKGAGAYGAAKAAVATWNIDLASELGPHGITANIVSPGYIADTEFFRDVLTDARRDALIESTSTKRAGTPEDVAAAVFFLASAGAGQITGQVIAVNGGERTSR; encoded by the coding sequence ATGACACGCACAGTTCTGGTCACGGGCGGCGGAACAGGCATCGGGCGCGCCGTAGCCACTGCGTTCGCGCAAGATGGCGACACAGTGTTCATCACCGGTCGGCGCACCGGACCGCTCGAGCAGACGGCGAGCGAACTGGGCTCGAGCGTTCACGCCGTAACCTGCGACAACTCCGACCCGAAGGATCTGAAGCGGCTACAAGACACGCTTCCGGCCAGCGTCGACGTCGTCGTGCATTGCGCAGGCGGTAACACGGACTTCGACCGAGAGACACCGTCGGATCTCGGTACCTTGGCCGCCGGCTGGCGAGCCAATCTCGAATCCAACCTGCTGTCGGCGGTTCTGACCACTGCTGCCGTCCGTGATCGCCTCACCCCCGGCGGCCGCGTCATCACCATCGGATCCATCGCCGCAGACAAAGGTGCAGGCGCCTACGGCGCGGCCAAAGCTGCTGTCGCAACCTGGAACATCGACCTGGCTTCCGAATTGGGTCCACACGGAATCACCGCGAACATTGTTTCTCCCGGCTACATCGCCGACACCGAATTCTTCCGTGACGTTCTCACCGACGCTCGACGCGACGCACTGATCGAATCCACGAGCACCAAGCGCGCCGGTACCCCGGAAGACGTCGCCGCCGCAGTCTTTTTCCTGGCCTCGGCAGGTGCCGGGCAGATCACCGGCCAGGTAATCGCGGTTAACGGTGGCGAACGAACAAGCCGTTGA
- a CDS encoding Clp protease N-terminal domain-containing protein, whose protein sequence is MSDPVKMTNQVRLDDLIAGIKQVHTDALDQLSDAMVAADHLGEVADHLIGHFVDQARRSGASWTDIGRSMGVSKQAAQKRFVPKAPGEGKQMVPEDGFSRFTVRAKNVVMAAQNEARAAGNVEIRPEHLVLGLLTEPEALGPQAIAAQGIELAAVRAAVAAGLPAAELEELPQLIPYDAQSRKVLELTFREALRLGHNYIGTEHILLALLELEDGSGVLSTLGVDKAAAESNIEAAVSAVIKARADDHEQ, encoded by the coding sequence ATGAGCGATCCAGTAAAGATGACAAACCAAGTCCGACTCGACGACCTCATCGCCGGCATCAAGCAAGTCCATACCGATGCGTTGGATCAATTGTCCGACGCAATGGTTGCTGCTGATCATCTCGGTGAAGTCGCCGATCACCTGATCGGCCACTTTGTCGACCAAGCGCGGCGATCCGGTGCGTCGTGGACCGACATCGGGCGGAGTATGGGCGTCTCCAAACAGGCTGCCCAGAAGCGCTTTGTGCCGAAGGCGCCTGGTGAGGGGAAACAGATGGTTCCCGAAGACGGTTTCAGCCGGTTCACCGTTCGAGCCAAGAACGTAGTCATGGCCGCGCAGAACGAAGCCCGAGCTGCCGGCAATGTGGAGATTCGACCCGAACATCTTGTTCTCGGGTTACTGACGGAACCGGAAGCGCTAGGACCGCAAGCAATCGCAGCCCAGGGGATTGAACTCGCAGCAGTGCGTGCAGCCGTGGCCGCCGGTTTGCCTGCGGCCGAATTGGAGGAGTTGCCGCAACTCATCCCGTACGACGCTCAATCCCGGAAGGTTCTCGAACTGACCTTCCGTGAGGCTCTTCGCTTGGGGCACAACTACATCGGTACCGAACACATTCTGTTGGCGCTGCTGGAACTCGAGGACGGTTCCGGTGTTCTCAGCACACTCGGAGTCGACAAGGCTGCCGCGGAATCGAATATCGAGGCCGCGGTGTCTGCTGTGATCAAAGCCCGTGCGGACGATCACGAGCAGTAG
- a CDS encoding ABC transporter substrate-binding protein: MPASSTLLLPRGYTDNRVVSNLTRRQFGIGAGIAGLGAFLAACGESGSSAAANEMRSVTTPLGTYDIPVEPKRVVAIDSRLDLEPAVALELPLVGYTYAKATPWVPVDASVPFLSEIPNREQILALEPDLIVCLNYESEWWPVGEMQTIAPVLTTEFTDDWRTNLTRLSGWLGRTETLDQLILNYDNLIADIQSRHAEKIASKTVASVSFLPDTNTLYVTSIRTSEKGDKPSDMTLGDIGGKTVTAEGLDPEGGVSLEGLDVLAGVDGFMITEDEDSAAYQALVASKLWQRLPAVQAGNVTNLGGSTFYGSIYTISYVAQGWDALYAKIS; this comes from the coding sequence ATGCCCGCTTCATCTACCCTGCTACTCCCACGGGGTTACACCGATAACCGCGTCGTCTCGAATCTGACTCGACGCCAATTCGGAATCGGTGCAGGCATCGCCGGATTGGGTGCTTTCCTCGCGGCGTGCGGCGAGAGTGGAAGTAGTGCCGCCGCCAACGAAATGCGCTCGGTGACGACTCCGCTCGGAACGTACGACATTCCTGTCGAGCCCAAGCGAGTGGTCGCGATCGATTCTCGTCTCGATCTCGAACCTGCTGTGGCGCTGGAGCTTCCGCTGGTCGGATACACGTACGCCAAGGCAACACCTTGGGTTCCGGTCGACGCATCGGTGCCTTTCCTGTCCGAGATCCCTAATCGTGAGCAGATTCTTGCGCTCGAACCCGATTTGATCGTGTGCCTGAACTATGAAAGTGAGTGGTGGCCGGTCGGCGAAATGCAGACCATCGCACCCGTTCTCACCACCGAGTTCACCGACGACTGGCGAACCAACCTCACGAGACTGTCGGGATGGCTCGGCCGAACCGAGACCCTCGATCAGTTGATTCTCAACTACGACAACCTCATTGCGGATATTCAATCGCGCCATGCAGAGAAGATCGCGTCGAAGACGGTTGCGAGTGTGTCGTTCCTGCCGGACACCAACACTCTGTATGTCACCAGTATTCGCACGTCGGAGAAGGGCGACAAGCCCAGCGACATGACGCTCGGCGACATCGGTGGGAAGACTGTCACCGCGGAAGGTCTGGATCCGGAAGGTGGCGTCAGCCTCGAAGGACTGGACGTACTGGCAGGCGTCGACGGCTTCATGATCACCGAGGACGAAGACAGTGCGGCATACCAGGCGCTCGTGGCCAGCAAGCTGTGGCAGCGACTCCCGGCAGTGCAGGCAGGTAACGTCACCAACCTCGGTGGATCGACTTTCTACGGTTCGATCTACACGATTTCGTACGTTGCTCAAGGCTGGGATGCTCTGTACGCCAAAATCAGCTGA
- a CDS encoding alpha/beta fold hydrolase, with protein sequence METVRSADGTIIAYERSGAGPAVVLVAGAFCDRQWFDSLAAELAADFTVFSYDRRGRGDSGDGDAYSIEAEVEDLRAVVEATGETPLVYGLSSGGALALEAVSQGVPMRKLAVYEAPYMDGEWDTTALNDLWRLVAAGDREGTVVRFLALTGASSQMVEEMKQSPDWPGMCTIAHTLPYDVAICNHGSRSLEWLTSTAVPALVMYGGDSGQWGRSSAARISKKIRGAKTLEIPGQAHGVSDDAMAPVLREFFLDR encoded by the coding sequence ATGGAAACAGTGCGCTCCGCGGACGGAACAATCATCGCGTACGAACGCTCCGGCGCTGGACCAGCAGTGGTTCTTGTCGCCGGAGCGTTCTGCGATCGGCAGTGGTTCGACTCCCTGGCCGCAGAGTTGGCAGCGGATTTCACGGTGTTTTCCTACGACAGGCGTGGACGCGGCGACAGTGGCGACGGCGATGCATATTCCATCGAAGCTGAGGTGGAGGACTTGCGCGCTGTTGTCGAAGCTACCGGGGAAACGCCACTGGTCTACGGTCTTTCTTCGGGCGGCGCACTGGCGTTGGAAGCTGTATCGCAAGGCGTTCCGATGAGAAAGCTTGCCGTTTACGAGGCGCCGTACATGGATGGTGAGTGGGACACCACGGCACTGAATGACCTGTGGCGATTGGTCGCCGCCGGGGACAGGGAGGGCACGGTGGTCCGGTTCCTTGCACTGACCGGTGCGTCGTCGCAGATGGTCGAGGAGATGAAACAGAGTCCCGACTGGCCAGGCATGTGCACCATTGCTCACACCTTGCCGTACGACGTCGCCATCTGTAACCACGGCAGTCGGTCTCTCGAGTGGCTGACCTCGACCGCCGTCCCTGCCTTGGTCATGTATGGCGGCGACAGCGGGCAGTGGGGCCGATCTTCGGCGGCGCGAATCAGCAAGAAGATCCGGGGAGCAAAGACGCTGGAGATTCCAGGCCAGGCGCACGGTGTATCCGACGATGCAATGGCGCCGGTGTTGCGCGAGTTCTTCCTGGACCGGTGA
- a CDS encoding mechanosensitive ion channel family protein, which produces MISEIQAWELTDTNRDWLIHRPVEIAIYVALAVVLRFALHRGIDRMSKPRKSPNARVNERRSQRARTIGSVLKSTVSIVILVWCVLQILGILGINVAPFIASAGVIGLAIGFGAQNLVRDFLSGIFMLLEDQYGVGDVVDLGDAVGTVETVGLRVTTVRDANGTLWYCRNGEILRVGNMSQGYATAVLDLPIAHNANVHRACEVATRAVLEAAESDSIRSDMIEKPEMLGVNSVTAEAITIRVTAQVKPGRQWAVQRAFARSALTAFEEQGIEAPYLPVLR; this is translated from the coding sequence ATGATTTCCGAAATACAAGCATGGGAACTGACCGACACCAACCGAGACTGGCTGATCCACCGACCTGTCGAGATCGCTATCTACGTGGCACTCGCGGTAGTGCTGCGCTTCGCGCTGCACCGCGGGATCGATCGAATGTCGAAGCCTCGCAAGTCTCCGAACGCCAGGGTGAACGAACGCAGATCGCAGCGAGCCCGGACCATCGGTTCGGTACTCAAATCGACGGTATCCATCGTGATCCTTGTCTGGTGTGTGCTGCAGATCCTCGGAATTCTCGGGATCAACGTCGCGCCGTTCATTGCATCGGCCGGAGTCATCGGTCTTGCCATCGGTTTCGGTGCGCAAAACCTGGTGCGTGACTTTCTCTCCGGAATCTTCATGTTGCTCGAAGACCAGTACGGCGTCGGTGACGTCGTGGATCTGGGTGATGCGGTGGGCACTGTCGAAACCGTCGGTCTGCGCGTCACCACGGTACGAGATGCAAACGGAACATTGTGGTACTGCCGCAACGGTGAAATTCTCCGAGTCGGAAACATGAGTCAGGGCTACGCGACCGCTGTACTCGACCTCCCCATTGCTCACAACGCCAACGTGCACCGGGCATGCGAAGTCGCAACACGCGCCGTTCTCGAAGCAGCTGAATCCGACTCCATCCGATCGGACATGATCGAAAAGCCGGAGATGCTGGGAGTCAATTCGGTCACTGCAGAGGCAATTACCATTCGAGTGACAGCGCAGGTGAAGCCTGGGCGCCAGTGGGCGGTCCAGCGCGCGTTTGCACGCTCGGCACTGACAGCATTCGAGGAGCAGGGCATCGAGGCACCCTACCTGCCTGTTCTGCGATGA